In Halopelagius inordinatus, a single genomic region encodes these proteins:
- a CDS encoding Nif3-like dinuclear metal center hexameric protein translates to MDLSDVVSRYDEELNTEEFADVDASANGLQVGPDEGSVERVAVAVDAAEATIEAAIDADADLLVTHHGLVWGGLDRVTGRTYDRIAPLVENDVALYVSHLPLDGHQTHGNAAGVADHLGLEDREPFGSLGPVDIGQMGRAPDSYAVEELRAELDALDNDGDPTRVFDFGPDEVRDVAVVTGSGVDWLDEAVDAGADAFVTGEGKQKVYHEAREAGINVFLAGHYATETFGVRNLAAIAETWGVETTYLDHPTGL, encoded by the coding sequence ATGGACCTCTCTGACGTCGTCTCTCGTTACGACGAGGAACTGAACACCGAGGAGTTCGCCGACGTGGACGCGAGCGCGAACGGACTGCAGGTCGGCCCCGACGAGGGGTCGGTCGAACGAGTCGCCGTCGCCGTCGACGCCGCGGAAGCGACCATCGAGGCGGCGATAGACGCCGACGCCGACCTCCTCGTCACGCACCACGGCCTGGTCTGGGGCGGACTCGACCGGGTGACGGGCCGGACGTACGACCGAATCGCGCCACTCGTCGAGAACGACGTGGCTCTCTACGTCTCGCATCTCCCGCTCGACGGCCACCAGACGCACGGGAACGCCGCGGGCGTCGCAGACCACCTCGGACTCGAAGACAGAGAGCCGTTCGGGTCGTTGGGACCGGTCGATATCGGCCAGATGGGCCGCGCGCCCGACTCGTACGCGGTCGAGGAACTCCGCGCGGAACTCGACGCCCTCGACAACGACGGCGACCCGACCCGGGTGTTCGACTTCGGCCCCGACGAGGTGAGAGACGTGGCCGTCGTCACGGGGTCGGGCGTCGATTGGCTGGACGAGGCAGTCGACGCCGGTGCGGACGCGTTCGTCACGGGCGAGGGCAAACAGAAGGTGTACCACGAGGCCAGAGAAGCCGGAATCAACGTCTTCCTCGCGGGTCACTACGCGACGGAGACGTTCGGCGTTCGGAACCTCGCGGCTATCGCCGAGACGTGGGGAGTCGAGACGACGTACCTCGACCATCCCACCGGTCTCTGA
- a CDS encoding methyl-accepting chemotaxis protein: MARGNALLARIRRSYGAKLALALVAVVALTVAFGGFVHAQTTAELEDDVRAEMTNTAEIRAAELDTWLSGIERQTRLHSEHPVLRSDDRGEIRDHLSSAVERGQVPDGVVAVHYYDTAEKRILTSSSDELVGVSPAEQGAPFATDPPSFDGADDVYVSSPFRVDAVEFPVVAVVSPVEGAENRALVYMINLDSRTTAFSGAAAAESTLVVDGDGQYVSHPDSSMVMGDERIDDATLSRVEDGTSFSDDGETVTASATMSSADWSVLVRAPREDVFGLGSQVASNILGLILLTVVSLGLIGVTIGSNTVISLRQLSRKADAMANGDLSVELETAREDEIGTLFESFADMRDSLREQIRSTEAANEHLERKATDYESVMADVADGDLTRRVQTESESEAMHDIGVAFNEMLDELARTVAEGKRFADHVAEAATRLEDGAGAVIDENREVSESVDEISTGAAKQTTYLHDVYDEIDGLSASAEEVAATVDSVAETSQAAAAAGEDGREAARAAVEEMDAVESQTEQTVEEMDALSDEMQAIGDITEVIREIAGQTNLLALNASIEAARTGEDGDGFAVVADEVKNLAEKTEQSAEEIETRLEGVQSRTEVAVEEMRETSGRMESGVETVEDAIEALEQIVDRVEQADVSIREIRSATAEQAKSTASVVEVVDEVAGISEQTTAEADSVATAAERQTDTLMDVSEDADALSVRAARLRSVLDDFEVESEGERPPASSRGGKIAGDD; the protein is encoded by the coding sequence ATGGCCAGGGGAAACGCGCTACTGGCGCGAATCAGGCGAAGTTACGGGGCGAAACTCGCGCTCGCATTGGTCGCCGTCGTGGCGCTCACCGTCGCGTTCGGTGGGTTCGTCCACGCGCAGACGACAGCGGAGTTGGAAGACGACGTGCGAGCGGAGATGACGAACACCGCAGAGATACGGGCGGCGGAACTCGACACGTGGCTATCGGGCATCGAACGGCAGACGCGACTGCACTCTGAACACCCGGTGTTGCGGTCCGACGACAGAGGCGAGATACGCGACCACCTCTCGTCGGCCGTCGAACGCGGGCAGGTGCCCGACGGCGTGGTCGCCGTCCACTACTACGACACCGCCGAAAAACGGATTCTGACGAGTTCGAGCGACGAACTCGTCGGCGTCAGCCCCGCCGAACAGGGCGCGCCGTTCGCGACCGACCCGCCGTCGTTCGACGGCGCGGACGACGTGTACGTGAGTTCGCCGTTCCGCGTCGACGCGGTGGAGTTCCCCGTCGTCGCAGTCGTCTCGCCCGTCGAGGGCGCGGAGAACCGCGCGCTCGTCTACATGATAAATCTCGACTCGCGAACGACCGCCTTCTCGGGGGCGGCGGCGGCCGAATCGACGCTCGTCGTCGACGGTGACGGACAGTACGTCTCCCATCCCGACAGTTCGATGGTGATGGGCGACGAACGCATCGACGACGCGACGCTCTCGCGGGTCGAAGATGGCACGTCGTTCTCCGACGACGGAGAGACGGTCACCGCGAGTGCGACGATGTCGTCCGCCGACTGGTCCGTGCTCGTCCGCGCCCCGCGCGAGGACGTGTTCGGATTGGGGTCGCAGGTGGCCTCGAACATCCTCGGGCTCATCCTCCTGACCGTGGTCAGCCTCGGTCTCATCGGCGTCACCATCGGCAGCAACACCGTCATCTCGCTGCGTCAGTTGTCGCGGAAGGCCGACGCGATGGCGAACGGCGACCTGTCGGTCGAACTCGAGACGGCCCGGGAGGACGAAATCGGGACGCTCTTCGAGTCGTTCGCCGACATGCGCGACTCGCTCAGAGAGCAGATTCGGAGCACCGAGGCGGCGAACGAGCATCTCGAACGGAAAGCCACCGACTACGAGTCCGTGATGGCCGACGTGGCGGACGGCGACTTGACCCGACGAGTCCAGACGGAAAGCGAGAGCGAGGCGATGCACGACATCGGCGTCGCGTTCAACGAGATGCTCGACGAACTCGCACGCACGGTGGCCGAGGGCAAGCGGTTCGCGGACCACGTCGCCGAGGCGGCGACGCGACTCGAAGACGGCGCCGGCGCGGTCATCGACGAAAATCGCGAGGTCAGCGAGTCCGTCGACGAGATATCGACCGGCGCGGCCAAACAGACCACCTACCTCCACGACGTCTACGACGAGATAGACGGCCTCTCGGCGAGCGCAGAGGAGGTCGCGGCGACGGTCGACTCCGTCGCCGAGACGTCACAGGCGGCCGCGGCGGCGGGCGAAGACGGCCGGGAAGCCGCGAGGGCGGCCGTAGAGGAGATGGACGCCGTCGAGAGCCAGACCGAACAGACCGTAGAGGAGATGGACGCGCTCTCGGACGAGATGCAGGCCATCGGCGACATCACGGAGGTCATCCGCGAAATCGCCGGACAGACGAACCTGCTGGCGCTGAACGCCTCTATCGAGGCCGCTCGGACGGGCGAGGACGGCGACGGCTTCGCCGTCGTCGCGGACGAGGTGAAGAACCTCGCCGAGAAGACAGAACAGTCCGCAGAGGAGATAGAGACCCGACTCGAAGGCGTCCAATCGCGGACCGAAGTCGCGGTCGAGGAGATGCGCGAGACGTCCGGTCGAATGGAGTCGGGCGTCGAGACGGTCGAAGACGCGATAGAAGCGCTCGAACAGATAGTCGACAGAGTCGAGCAAGCCGACGTGAGCATCCGCGAGATACGTTCGGCGACGGCGGAGCAGGCGAAATCGACGGCGTCGGTCGTCGAAGTGGTCGACGAGGTGGCGGGCATCTCCGAGCAGACGACCGCCGAAGCCGACAGCGTGGCGACGGCGGCCGAACGGCAGACGGACACCCTGATGGACGTAAGCGAGGACGCGGACGCGCTCTCTGTCAGGGCCGCTCGACTGCGCTCCGTGCTGGACGACTTCGAAGTCGAAAGCGAAGGGGAACGGCCGCCCGCGTCGAGTCGCGGCGGGAAGATAGCGGGGGACGACTGA
- a CDS encoding ABC1 kinase family protein, with the protein MVTLVNLRAYWRFLVVVYQFFPLIVAYARDRNRFVLFGGSRKVTPDMRVRRAGILLDSLLTLGPTFIKLGQLLSTRPDILPPEYIEVLSSLQDDVPPAPWEESRQVLEAELGPVSEAFDGFDPDPISGASLGQVYTAEYEGDPVAVKVRRPDIEKLVEADLRVVRWSLPIVRRFIGEGRAFSLENLADEFAKTIRQEMDYARERRILDEIRANFEEDDAIRIPEPVEERSGPRVLTMEYLPGTKINDVAAIDEKGIDRTQLATTLQRVYLQMIIDDGVFHADPHPGNLAVDDEGRIIFYDFGMSGQVDPFVQEKIVDFYVAIANQNIDGILDALVEMGTLSPEADRQVMGDVMELAIADARGEDIEQYRVQQIIEQVESTIYEFPLRLPRNLALVLRVATVVEGVCVTLDPKFDFIAVATAYLREEGYYEETARELARDAGRQVQQTSQALFTVPTKLDRALDRVERENLAVNIRIEDENGVFDRLARRIVYGILLSVGALSTAILYAFDQTSVVPAAVAALLTIPVVVLLYRSFRTKRGVRATPQFTRQNLKDRRGDD; encoded by the coding sequence GTGGTGACGCTGGTCAACTTACGTGCGTACTGGCGGTTCCTCGTCGTCGTCTACCAGTTCTTCCCGCTGATAGTCGCCTACGCGAGAGACCGCAATCGGTTCGTCCTGTTCGGCGGGTCCCGGAAAGTGACCCCGGATATGCGGGTCAGGCGGGCGGGGATTCTCCTCGACTCGCTTCTGACGCTCGGGCCGACGTTCATCAAACTCGGTCAACTGCTTTCGACGCGTCCGGACATCCTCCCGCCGGAGTACATCGAGGTGCTGTCGAGTCTCCAAGACGACGTTCCCCCGGCACCGTGGGAGGAGTCGAGACAGGTGCTCGAAGCGGAACTCGGCCCCGTCTCGGAGGCGTTCGACGGGTTCGACCCCGACCCGATAAGCGGCGCGAGTCTCGGGCAGGTGTACACCGCGGAGTACGAGGGGGACCCCGTCGCGGTGAAAGTTCGCCGCCCCGACATCGAGAAACTCGTCGAGGCGGACCTCCGAGTCGTCCGGTGGTCGCTTCCCATCGTCAGACGCTTCATCGGCGAGGGGCGGGCGTTCTCCTTGGAGAACCTCGCGGACGAGTTCGCAAAAACCATCAGACAGGAGATGGACTACGCTCGCGAACGCCGCATCTTAGACGAGATTCGGGCCAACTTCGAAGAGGACGACGCCATCCGCATCCCCGAACCCGTCGAGGAGCGCTCCGGTCCGCGCGTCCTCACGATGGAGTATCTCCCGGGGACGAAGATAAACGACGTCGCCGCGATAGACGAGAAAGGCATCGACCGGACGCAGCTCGCGACGACGCTCCAACGCGTCTACCTGCAGATGATAATCGACGACGGCGTCTTCCACGCCGACCCCCACCCCGGGAATCTGGCCGTCGACGACGAGGGGCGCATCATCTTCTACGACTTCGGCATGTCCGGTCAGGTCGACCCGTTCGTCCAAGAGAAGATAGTGGATTTCTACGTCGCAATCGCGAACCAGAACATCGACGGCATCCTCGACGCACTCGTCGAGATGGGGACGCTCTCGCCGGAGGCGGACAGACAGGTGATGGGCGACGTGATGGAACTGGCCATCGCCGACGCCCGCGGGGAAGACATAGAGCAGTACCGCGTCCAGCAGATAATCGAACAGGTGGAGTCGACCATCTACGAGTTCCCACTTCGCCTGCCGCGAAACCTCGCGTTGGTCCTGCGCGTCGCCACCGTCGTAGAGGGCGTCTGCGTCACGTTGGACCCGAAGTTCGACTTCATCGCGGTGGCGACTGCGTACCTCCGCGAGGAGGGCTACTACGAGGAGACGGCGAGGGAACTCGCCAGAGACGCCGGTAGACAGGTCCAACAGACCTCCCAAGCGCTGTTTACCGTCCCGACGAAACTCGACCGAGCGTTGGACCGGGTCGAACGCGAGAACCTCGCGGTCAACATCCGAATCGAGGACGAAAACGGCGTCTTCGACAGACTCGCGCGCCGCATCGTCTACGGCATCCTCCTTTCGGTCGGTGCGCTCTCGACTGCGATTCTCTACGCGTTCGATCAGACGAGCGTCGTGCCCGCCGCCGTCGCGGCGTTGCTGACGATTCCGGTCGTCGTCCTCCTCTATCGGTCGTTCCGGACGAAGCGAGGCGTTCGCGCCACGCCGCAGTTCACCCGCCAGAACCTCAAGGACCGCCGCGGCGACGACTGA
- a CDS encoding Hsp20/alpha crystallin family protein, with translation MSALRDALQELPDAVFADLLESDDAYLLVLDLPGVTAETADIGLENGRLAIEARREKRLPAEFQYVREDRALFLDAELPLPPDATGAGAEASVERGVLTIRLPKRDAAPERTIPITANEDGS, from the coding sequence ATGTCTGCACTGCGGGACGCGCTTCAGGAACTCCCGGACGCGGTGTTCGCCGACCTGCTGGAATCCGACGACGCGTACCTCCTCGTGTTGGACCTCCCCGGCGTGACGGCCGAGACGGCCGACATCGGCCTGGAGAACGGCCGACTCGCCATCGAGGCCCGGCGCGAGAAACGGCTGCCAGCGGAGTTTCAGTACGTCCGCGAGGACCGGGCGCTGTTTCTCGACGCGGAGTTGCCCCTTCCCCCGGACGCCACCGGCGCGGGCGCGGAGGCCAGCGTCGAACGCGGCGTCCTCACGATTCGCCTCCCGAAGCGCGACGCCGCGCCCGAACGGACCATCCCGATCACCGCAAACGAGGACGGGTCCTGA
- a CDS encoding DUF5518 domain-containing protein, with protein MTRWRAVLAGFALAACSEALVFALTGRVTLVGGLAGSAFAGYLVGPEPADGAWHGLLSSLAWGTLLIPGLVALAVTGDGTLPFPYEYLAPLFTTSGAATTGILLSVTLPNAIAGAVGGVASDARDDGDGGAATGTTGGRATRATDRGTNGDDVGWLGSNEET; from the coding sequence ATGACTCGCTGGCGGGCCGTGCTAGCCGGATTCGCGTTAGCGGCGTGCAGCGAAGCTCTCGTCTTCGCACTCACCGGGCGCGTGACGCTCGTGGGCGGACTCGCCGGAAGCGCCTTCGCCGGCTATCTCGTCGGCCCCGAACCCGCAGACGGGGCGTGGCACGGCCTCCTTTCGTCTCTCGCGTGGGGGACGCTCCTCATCCCCGGACTCGTCGCCCTCGCGGTGACGGGCGACGGGACGCTTCCGTTCCCGTACGAGTATCTCGCCCCCCTTTTCACCACGTCCGGCGCGGCGACGACGGGAATCTTGCTCTCGGTGACGCTTCCGAACGCCATCGCCGGGGCAGTCGGCGGTGTCGCCTCGGACGCCCGCGACGACGGCGACGGCGGCGCGGCGACGGGAACGACCGGTGGTCGCGCGACGAGAGCGACGGACCGCGGGACGAACGGAGACGACGTCGGGTGGTTGGGTTCGAACGAAGAGACCTGA
- a CDS encoding translation initiation factor IF-5A, translated as MAKEQKQVRELQEGSYVMMDDSPCKINAYSTAKPGKHGSAKARIEGKGVFDDRKRSLSQPVDAKVWVPIIERKQGQVVSVTDADAQIMDLETYETFTMRIPEGEDLSPEDEIEYLDYEGQRKII; from the coding sequence ATGGCGAAAGAGCAAAAGCAGGTCCGCGAACTGCAGGAAGGAAGTTACGTGATGATGGACGACTCTCCCTGTAAGATAAACGCCTACAGCACCGCAAAGCCCGGTAAGCACGGCAGCGCGAAGGCCCGAATCGAGGGCAAAGGCGTCTTCGACGACCGAAAGCGGTCGCTCTCCCAACCCGTCGACGCGAAGGTGTGGGTCCCGATCATCGAACGAAAGCAGGGACAGGTCGTCTCCGTCACCGACGCCGACGCTCAGATCATGGACCTCGAAACGTACGAGACGTTCACGATGCGCATCCCCGAGGGCGAGGACCTCTCGCCCGAAGACGAGATAGAGTACCTCGACTACGAAGGGCAGCGAAAGATAATATAA
- a CDS encoding molybdopterin biosynthesis protein, producing MTERKEFRDLAPPEEAHEAIASLDLEPDPETVPLSEARGRVLAERIDAELDVPGFDRASMDGYAVRGRDTFGAGEADPVELDLVGAVHAGTEPDVTVAEGEAAEISTGAVMPPGADAVVIVERTEERDGNVVVRTAVAPGDSVMLAGADVAAGARALGPGTRVTPREIGLLSALGIDEVPVRGRPVVGIVSTGDELVRPGDELRSRAGQIYDVNSYTTAAAVEEAGGEARLYPHAGDDYDEMERILVEAAEECDLVLSSGSTSASAVDVIYRVIEERGELLLHGVAVKPGKPMLVGRVGSSAYVGLPGYPVSALTIFQTFVAPAVRRAAGLPEPRTATVEGSMAVRERYGEGRLRLMPVGLVEDEAGETLVYPVDKGSGATTSLVEADGVVEVHPDTEYLAEGERVEVRLFSPDVRTPTLFGVGEDDPALSRILDRLERPRYLAVGSRDGLRRLRGGVPDVAVVAGPTDRDVESVELGGWTREWGLVVPPGNPDGVTGLSDLVDQDLRFVNRDTNSGLRASLDDAAAALAEDRGTTRSDLTDDVDGYELGTKASESPARAVVSGSADAGLGLRETAESLDLGFVSLGTEAVRVHANPDRVEKAGVRELERALGDAGDVFDSLAGYGLDRD from the coding sequence ATGACGGAGCGAAAGGAGTTCCGCGACCTCGCACCGCCGGAGGAGGCCCACGAGGCCATCGCCTCGTTGGACCTCGAACCGGACCCCGAAACGGTCCCGCTCTCGGAGGCCCGCGGCAGAGTCCTCGCCGAGCGAATCGACGCCGAGTTGGACGTGCCCGGGTTCGACCGCGCGAGCATGGACGGCTACGCCGTCCGCGGGCGCGACACCTTCGGCGCGGGCGAGGCGGACCCGGTGGAGTTGGACCTCGTCGGCGCGGTTCACGCCGGGACCGAACCCGACGTGACCGTCGCGGAGGGCGAGGCGGCAGAGATATCCACCGGTGCGGTGATGCCGCCCGGCGCGGACGCCGTCGTCATCGTCGAACGGACGGAAGAACGCGACGGAAACGTGGTCGTCCGAACTGCCGTCGCCCCCGGCGACAGCGTGATGCTCGCCGGTGCGGACGTGGCCGCCGGCGCGCGAGCGTTGGGTCCGGGGACGCGGGTGACGCCCCGCGAAATCGGCCTGCTCTCCGCGCTCGGAATCGACGAGGTGCCCGTCCGCGGGCGACCGGTCGTCGGCATCGTCTCGACGGGCGACGAACTCGTCCGCCCCGGTGACGAGTTGCGGAGCCGAGCGGGGCAGATATACGACGTGAACAGTTACACCACCGCCGCGGCCGTCGAAGAGGCGGGCGGCGAGGCGCGTCTCTACCCTCACGCGGGCGACGACTACGACGAGATGGAACGCATCTTGGTCGAGGCCGCGGAGGAGTGTGACTTGGTGCTCTCGTCGGGGTCTACCTCCGCGTCCGCCGTGGACGTCATCTACCGCGTCATCGAGGAACGCGGCGAACTCCTGCTTCACGGCGTCGCGGTCAAACCGGGCAAGCCGATGCTCGTCGGCCGGGTGGGGTCGTCGGCGTACGTCGGCCTGCCGGGCTATCCGGTCTCTGCTTTGACCATCTTCCAGACGTTCGTCGCGCCCGCCGTCCGCCGGGCCGCGGGCCTCCCCGAACCCCGAACCGCGACGGTCGAGGGGTCGATGGCCGTCCGCGAACGCTACGGCGAGGGGCGACTCCGCCTGATGCCGGTTGGCTTAGTCGAGGACGAGGCGGGCGAGACGCTGGTCTACCCGGTGGACAAAGGAAGCGGCGCGACCACGTCGCTGGTCGAAGCCGACGGCGTCGTCGAGGTTCATCCGGACACCGAGTACCTCGCGGAGGGCGAACGGGTGGAGGTGCGCCTGTTCTCGCCCGACGTTCGGACGCCGACGCTCTTCGGCGTCGGCGAGGACGACCCCGCTCTCTCGCGCATCCTCGATAGGCTCGAACGCCCGCGCTACCTCGCGGTCGGCAGTCGCGACGGACTGCGCCGCCTCCGGGGCGGCGTCCCGGACGTGGCGGTGGTCGCCGGGCCGACGGACCGAGACGTCGAGAGCGTCGAACTCGGCGGGTGGACCCGCGAGTGGGGACTCGTCGTCCCGCCGGGCAACCCCGACGGCGTGACGGGCCTCTCTGACCTCGTAGACCAGGACTTGCGGTTCGTCAACCGCGACACGAACTCGGGGCTCAGAGCGAGTCTCGACGACGCGGCGGCCGCCCTCGCCGAGGACCGAGGGACGACCCGAAGCGACCTGACCGACGACGTGGACGGCTACGAACTCGGGACGAAAGCGTCCGAGAGTCCCGCCCGCGCCGTCGTCTCGGGGTCGGCCGACGCGGGCCTCGGCCTGCGCGAGACGGCCGAATCGCTCGATTTGGGGTTCGTCTCTCTCGGGACGGAGGCGGTTCGCGTCCACGCGAACCCCGACAGAGTCGAGAAAGCGGGCGTCCGCGAACTCGAACGCGCGCTTGGGGACGCCGGAGACGTGTTCGATTCGCTCGCGGGGTACGGCCTCGACCGAGACTGA
- a CDS encoding bacteriorhodopsin, whose amino-acid sequence MFETYTLWLWIGTVGMTLGTLPPLKRAFTDARHRSYYAVLASIPGIAAVAYLAMALGYGFQTVDGAVFFVPRYVDWLLTTPLLVLYLGMLCRPSKRVYAALLGLDVVVILSGVAAVFLGGLLGIAVFGVGCVAFAVLAYLLVVGLQRRAVVGDDRVETVFTKLRNLTVVLWSLYPVVWVLSGPGLGLLNPSTEILVVTYLDLITKVGFVAIAVNGSDALDRLTNVRGRADSAARRPGSTAD is encoded by the coding sequence ATGTTCGAAACGTACACACTCTGGCTCTGGATCGGAACCGTGGGGATGACGCTCGGCACGCTCCCGCCGTTGAAGCGCGCGTTCACGGACGCGAGACATCGTTCGTACTACGCCGTCCTCGCGAGCATTCCCGGCATCGCGGCCGTCGCCTACCTCGCGATGGCGCTCGGGTACGGCTTCCAGACGGTCGACGGCGCGGTGTTTTTCGTGCCTCGGTACGTCGATTGGCTCCTCACGACGCCGCTTCTCGTCTTGTATCTCGGGATGCTCTGTCGCCCGTCGAAACGGGTGTACGCCGCGCTCTTGGGGCTCGACGTGGTCGTCATCCTCTCTGGCGTCGCCGCCGTCTTCCTCGGGGGCCTCCTCGGCATCGCCGTGTTCGGCGTCGGCTGCGTCGCCTTCGCGGTACTGGCGTACCTCCTCGTCGTCGGCCTCCAGCGACGGGCAGTCGTCGGCGACGACCGAGTCGAGACGGTGTTCACGAAACTCCGGAACCTCACCGTCGTTCTCTGGAGTCTCTACCCCGTCGTCTGGGTGCTCTCGGGGCCCGGGTTGGGTCTGTTGAACCCCTCGACTGAGATACTCGTCGTGACCTACCTCGACCTCATCACGAAGGTCGGATTCGTCGCCATCGCGGTGAACGGGTCCGACGCGCTGGACCGACTCACGAACGTGCGGGGACGCGCCGACTCGGCCGCCCGACGGCCCGGTTCGACCGCCGACTGA
- the speB gene encoding agmatinase — MFPGATASRDDAAYVVVGAPLDISTSFRPGTRFGPERVRRFARTFDDYDRRTDLRFSNLSVHDEGDVHPWDDAEEYVEWVGGTVTDVVWDGAVPLLVGGEHTVTAAGVGAVEPDVFVCLDAHLDLRREYDGNEWSHATVTRRVLDELGAEEAVIVGARTGSEAEWARADEDDVTVVPPEEAAAWDPGDRFDGRSVYLSVDIDAADPAFAPGTGTPEPFGLAPREMRDIVRTVAPHADGFDVVEVNDRDDGQAASLAGKLLREFVFSHAAADESAER; from the coding sequence ATGTTTCCCGGGGCGACTGCATCGCGTGACGACGCCGCGTACGTCGTCGTCGGCGCCCCGCTGGACATCTCGACTTCGTTTCGGCCCGGGACCCGGTTCGGTCCCGAGAGAGTCCGGCGGTTCGCCCGGACGTTCGACGACTACGACCGGCGAACCGACCTGCGCTTTTCGAACCTTTCCGTCCACGACGAGGGCGACGTCCACCCGTGGGACGACGCCGAGGAGTACGTCGAGTGGGTCGGCGGAACCGTGACCGACGTCGTCTGGGACGGCGCGGTACCGCTCCTCGTCGGCGGCGAACACACAGTCACCGCCGCGGGCGTCGGCGCCGTCGAACCCGACGTGTTCGTCTGTCTCGACGCGCACCTCGACCTCAGACGCGAGTACGACGGCAACGAGTGGAGTCACGCCACCGTCACGCGGCGCGTCCTCGACGAACTCGGCGCGGAGGAGGCGGTCATCGTCGGCGCGCGAACCGGGTCCGAAGCCGAGTGGGCTCGCGCAGACGAGGACGACGTGACCGTCGTCCCGCCCGAAGAGGCGGCGGCGTGGGACCCCGGCGACCGGTTCGACGGTCGATCAGTCTACCTGAGCGTCGATATCGACGCCGCGGACCCCGCCTTCGCGCCCGGCACGGGAACGCCCGAACCGTTCGGGCTGGCGCCCCGCGAGATGCGCGATATCGTCCGGACCGTCGCCCCCCACGCCGACGGCTTCGACGTGGTGGAGGTCAACGACAGAGACGACGGACAGGCGGCGTCGCTCGCGGGGAAACTCCTCCGCGAGTTCGTCTTCTCGCACGCCGCCGCCGACGAATCGGCGGAGCGTTAG
- a CDS encoding molybdopterin molybdotransferase MoeA, translating into MDAADSDSDDSGAERRAAGFKERTRVAAARETLLSAATPHERTERLPLGPADGRALAEPVTSPRPVPGYDRAAMDGWAVRASDTFGASDRSPEILRVGSEEAETGAEVAPGEAVRVHTGSELPPGADAVVMIEETETVGDELELFDAVTEGENVGPVGEDVAEGQHLFDAGHELRPSDLGLLKSVGVDEAPVYERPTVGVIPTGEELVQRDPAPGEMIETNGLTVSRLVDRWGGVPTYRSVVTDDESALRAAIQRDLTKDIVVTTGGSSVGERDLVPEVVEELGEVLVHGVALKPGHPVALGVVEETPVVMLPGYPVACIVNSVQFLRPLLKRVGHLPASPFPTSEARLERKIPSEPGIRTFARVRLDSDGGENVATPTRASGSGVLSSVALADGWVVVPEDREGYAEGETVAVEGWEWSR; encoded by the coding sequence ATGGACGCAGCGGACTCCGACTCCGACGACTCGGGCGCCGAGCGACGCGCGGCCGGGTTCAAAGAGCGGACTCGGGTTGCCGCCGCCAGAGAGACGCTTCTCTCCGCGGCGACGCCCCACGAACGGACGGAACGACTCCCCCTCGGACCGGCCGACGGACGGGCGCTTGCGGAACCGGTCACTTCGCCGCGGCCCGTCCCCGGCTACGACCGGGCGGCGATGGACGGGTGGGCGGTCCGCGCCAGCGACACGTTCGGCGCGTCGGACCGGTCGCCGGAGATACTCCGCGTCGGTTCCGAGGAGGCCGAAACCGGTGCGGAAGTCGCCCCCGGCGAGGCGGTGCGGGTCCACACCGGGAGCGAACTCCCGCCGGGCGCCGACGCCGTCGTGATGATAGAGGAGACGGAGACGGTAGGCGACGAACTCGAACTGTTCGACGCCGTCACCGAGGGCGAAAACGTCGGTCCGGTCGGCGAGGACGTCGCGGAGGGCCAACATCTGTTCGACGCGGGCCACGAACTCCGGCCGTCGGACCTCGGACTGCTCAAATCCGTCGGCGTGGACGAGGCACCCGTCTACGAACGGCCGACCGTCGGCGTGATTCCGACGGGCGAGGAACTCGTCCAACGGGACCCCGCCCCCGGCGAGATGATAGAGACGAACGGGCTGACCGTCTCGCGCCTCGTCGACCGGTGGGGCGGCGTCCCCACCTACCGGAGCGTCGTCACCGACGACGAGTCGGCCCTCAGGGCGGCCATCCAACGCGACCTGACGAAAGATATCGTCGTCACCACCGGCGGGTCGTCCGTCGGGGAACGCGACTTGGTCCCCGAGGTGGTCGAGGAACTCGGCGAGGTTCTCGTCCACGGCGTCGCCCTCAAACCCGGCCACCCCGTCGCTCTCGGGGTGGTCGAGGAGACGCCGGTCGTGATGCTCCCGGGCTACCCCGTCGCCTGCATCGTAAACAGCGTGCAGTTCCTCAGACCCCTTCTCAAGCGCGTCGGGCACCTCCCCGCCTCGCCGTTCCCGACGAGTGAGGCGCGCCTGGAACGGAAGATTCCGAGCGAACCCGGAATCCGGACGTTCGCGCGCGTCCGCCTCGATTCGGACGGCGGAGAGAACGTGGCCACGCCGACTCGCGCCTCGGGGTCGGGCGTCCTCTCGTCTGTCGCCCTCGCCGACGGGTGGGTCGTCGTCCCCGAGGACAGAGAGGGGTACGCCGAAGGCGAGACGGTCGCCGTCGAGGGCTGGGAGTGGTCTCGATGA